The sequence GTGTTACGGGGTAAGCATGTTGCTCACGATTCACGGCTTCTATGAATTTTCATAACGAATCACGAAGAACTAATACGCTTTTTACGCAAAAGCCCCTAACACAGCCACTCGTAGTAATTTGTAAGATACGCCAGagtacacttttttttttaaacaagagTATACTTTATAAGAATATTGCAGGAGGCcgaaatttccgaaattttaattttaagaacGTACTCGAGGATGAGAAGATTTTTAGGATATATTTTTGCTTGTTGAAGATCTGAAAACTGCAACGAAATCTATCTAGGTGAAAAAGTAACGCATATTCTTTTCGATAATCGAAGAAAagacatgaaaatatttcagtcTCAAACCGGTATGAAAATAGGAATACTCCATCCTGAGCCTAAAAAATACTATTCTCATAAAAAAAGAGCGTAAAAAAATGTTGCAAGTCCAGTCCTGTAGTTCAAGTGGGATAAAGCAGTGCACTTTAGTGTGGTCATCGGGTTTAAGGGTTATAGTCGTTGTAATACACTTATCATCTGCTGCACCGTGGGTCAAACCCCGGAAATAGTTTTCCATGGCAAACGAAAGCCATTCAAAGCTCCcgggtaaaataaaatgaatgacaAATAGCTTTTTCCTAGGGGGACGTATGAACACTCTCAATATAATATTAAAATTTGACatcgaaatgaaataaaatggcacGAAAAACCTTTGGTCTAGAGTGATATACCGCCAACCAAAACTCTCCCAAATCTCTTGGGAATGTCCCCGTGGTCCAGCGAAGTCGTTTCCAAAACTAAGCAACTCCCCTCTTCCTTggggaaaaaagaaatatcaaAACTGCACCATTTCCCCTGGGTTCCCGTCGGTTCCCGGGGGTTGACCCATGGgaaagcaaatgataagtgcaaAACGGAAACAGCTTACCGCAGGGAAAGTAATATGAACATGTGGGCTTCCCGTTGTCCAAAGTGGAATCTCGACGAATCCTGCTGCAGAGCCTGTTGGTTGACCTTGAAACGCCAGCCAATGAACATTGACTTCCTaatagaagaaaacaaacaaacaaatgtaacAGGAACGCGagaaaccttgaaaaaaaatttcaaaaacaggAGCGTGTCGAACGCAATTAGCTGTATATTTTTGAGCAAACATTCTGATTTCCTTTCAACataacacacaaaaaaacagtgATTTGTAAGTACACGTGGCCCAGTCAAGCAGTGTTACAGGGGTCGCACCTACCCGCCAATCACCCGATGGTCCTGAAGTTTCCACACAAGCCGAAAACCCGGTTGCATTAACCCACTCAAGCCAGACTGTCACGGCCTGGTGCAGTGGGCGAGTCATATCACTTGACCGAGATGGTGCTAGCTGAACAAAAACATCGCCTCCAACTAAAGACTCGGCAAACGATGAAGATTTACACTTGTACGTCTTGCCTGCGGGGATTTGAAAAGTTTCCTTCCCATAAAGTGGAGACGAGAATTGAAAAGCCTCTGGTGGCTCGACTAGAGGAAATAGAAATGATAGTTACGGTTAAGAAAATCTGTCGTCGATATTTTTTgaccttgtatgttttgttttctcaatataGATTACGCGGTTTTCtggaaaaaatttgttttctttttttagaatTTATGGATACATAGGCACGTGCAGAAGATGAAATGTCAAAGAGCTGTAGCCTGGAGAATCACCACGTGGTCTGCATTGACAAAATTTACAAGCTAAGGAGGCCCATTGGCGAAATCATTTAAACTGTGATTAGAGGTATGAAAAAGAAAGTCAAAGCAAATTACATGGGAAAGAATAAAAATTCGTGCAATGGAGATTGACGACATGATGAGATTCCTGCCATATCATGTAGACGTTACAGCGAGCCTCCCAGACGCAAGCCGCAATCAGTAGTTCATTATGTTCTTTGGTATTAATTACGGGGCTCTATATGACACCCTGTGACACATAAAAGAAGTGGAGTGAATATCATAATGTAGCTGCATCGCTGCATTGGGCTTAAAATATCTACCACCTTCTCTCCCCTTCATCCAGTTTGCCTGTTTTAACATTCTTTACTTCTACAATTTACGAGAGCTCGTTCTGGCAATTTAACGAAGACGGGAATGTATAATGACATTTTCACTTCATTTCTTGAGGAAACAagatgaactgaaaaaaagtcTTAAAACAATGCAGAGTTAGGTCCCGTTACGCCCTTTTTCCGAGCCCGAAATCCCGTTTCCCAGAAACCTACCGATGAAGTCGATTCCTCCACTCCCCATTGAGCCGAACACCAACACAATAATTAGTATGATCAGCATCAGAAATAGCAAAAGCAAAGCAATGTTACCTAGGTAAACATACAATTGACTCAGTTGTCCATTTGAATGATTTAAGTTCAAAAGTGTCATTAAACGAGCTGAACAAAAGTTGTTGTGGGGAAAGATAATTTCCCTGAGAGTTAGGCAACACTTTTCTTTCAAATCTGATTTGCACAAGGAGAGAATCGAATTCCCGCTACATTTGTCTGTGGCACGCCGGCATTTCTTTGTTAGGGAAAACAAATATGGCCGCCTGGACGTCACCTGAAAACATGTGTCGTCTGTTGTAAAGTCGCTCAAaagagttaattaattaattaaaaactgACAAATATGCCGAGATCATCATACTATTTTCTTTGTAACGAACTTCGAGGCTCCAAACGCCTTGATGCATTAAAAAGATAGAGATAGAAAAGCATGAAAGCAGAAAACGAGGtcaaaataaattaagaaaaaaaaaactttcctcATTGAGTGGAAGTGACTGAGTTCATTATCCcttgctttcaacatttcacTGCACTGTTACACAATTACAATAACATTAAGAGTTGACGATGAAGTAATCAAACTAAGTTCAAACCTCAGGTACCGGTATTTTTGCACCccgaaacaaaagcaaatatgCAAACATAAAGTCATTTAATTTTGTCCACTCGAACACACCTTGGCGTTTTCGTTTGAATCTGGATGTATCTGATACTTCCTCTTCTTCAACCTCAGTACTGCCTCTGCTGTATAAAGAGGCGAGTGCCTTGTAAAGGAGTCGTTCTCTAGTTTCGTATCTTTGCGATGACTCTTCTTCTTCGTTCCTTGTCAACAGCACAATAAGAACTATATTTTTATGCCGAAAAACAAGTgaacataataataatcataataatgataatatttcaATACTTAttcaggaatgtccaatttagctaagCTAGTTTTAAATGGAGTCATGTGAACATAAgactaaattaaaaaagaaaggaaatttatCGATTGAAAGAACTCGTGCAGTGTACAACACTACCTGGAGGGCTTCTCTTATGTTTCTTGAGAACTAGACTGTCGTCGTATTCCCTTTGAGCCGTGCATTTGCCGATTCAAGTCAAACACAAAGATGAAAGGAAAGattgaaaagaagaaagaataTATATGGCTTTTTGTTTACTTGCGTTTGCATGCTTACTTAACAAACCGGTACGGTAATAAGgaaacaatataataataaaataatagcaataacaaaagaaacaagtaGTAATACCAACACATCATAGAATCGGTAtttcgttattgttttgtttggtttttttgtttttatttgcaagGATTGCCTTGGAATTGTTGTCCGCACAAAGCAGTAGTCAGACCTTTGCTTGATATCAAAACGTGCAGCGCTCACTCGAAtccagaaacaaaaaaaagcgaaaagagaatagaaagaaaaacaacgaaAGTAATCATTACACCTTACCTTGTCATTTCAAGTTTTGCGCCTTCTAAAACAAGCATTCCTTCCCACAAtaaacctttttgttttttcaaacaACGTGGTCGAGCGATTGGCGTCCGAGCCCGCCCTGAATTCGTGCATGAGATCCGTTTTGACAATGTTCGtgaattttattaatttatgaATTTTATGAATTTTATGAATTTTATTACGATGTGTTAACTTGCACGATTTAAAAATCCACCAAGTGGAATTTGTTAACCTACTGTGGTCATATTTGCTAAACTGGCGCTGAAGTATATCCCcattatttctttaatttgtaCTTTCACTAAACTAAAAGACTTATTTATAGTGAATGCTCCGAAGCTCACAATTTtcagcaataaaaattgaaactttctgcttaattactattaaaaaaatacaattgaTTCCGACCGTCCACTTcgtgaaataaataattaatcaaaTAAATTTCTCAACATCATGGGATATATTTTGTTCACACCGCAAGCTTTTGGAAGAGAAATTTCCCAACACGCACTATGAATGGCGAATTTTATTGGTGGGAAAGTTTGCATTATGCAGAAACCGAGAACTTGTCACCTTTCCAAGCGAGTAActtcttcttttgtttgcttAGTTGCGACAACAGGAGAGTATTTAAGGCAAACTTCGAGCTTGAGTTCCTACTTTTCGTGTTCCTTCATGCTGAGAACTTGTTGGAGGGTTTTGTTGTTTAGATTTAACATGGCTGTCATACAGCTGATTCTCGGAGCTTTATTTTTGGGTTCCGTATTTTTGAAAGAAGCATCTGCAGGTTAGTCATATACTATATAATCTTATTTTCGCAAGTGAATTGTAAGTATGAAATTGTCTAAAGCATTTTCCTCGCATAACGTCTTGTCTTAGTGCAAgaatttgctttgaattttttgttcTCAAAGGAATCAGCACTAAGCAGCGTTGCAATTAAAGACTCTTTCATGTTTTCAAGTTTCACGTTGGAGCTGATACTACAAATTATAACGCTTCAAATTGTAACAAAGTTCATTTATCCTTCCTCTAAACAAAGCTTCGAGTTGAAAGCTTGATCAGTTTTAATTTAGTTTCTTAAGGTTGTAGTGAAGTGGTCATAGTTTTTTcaacgttttgtttcagataCAACTCCTGCTACTGGGATGATTTTCGGATCTGGAAACGTGACAGTTGTTAAAGGCGAAGACCACAAATGCAAAGGTTTTACTTTCAAGGCTCCATTTGTTTCTGGTGAAGTGAAGGTTCAGCTGACTTTAGCTTCTGAGAAATACACTGCATCTGTGACTTGGGCTGAAAACGTGACAACAACAGGGTAGGTGAACGTTTcagcgctacttaagcagtaacaGAAAGGCCGCTTTTTCGCTAAAACTGCGAGGATGATACGTACTTCGATTCGCACTTTTAATACACGAAATATGACTACAGGGTAAATGGTTCGCAAGAAAACAACCATTTTACTACAGTTGTTGGGTAAATTGTACTAATAAACTTGGGATCGCTGTCATTATCAATTTATCGCTGGATAGGAATTCGTGCTTGACTTGTTTTGAAGGAAATTAAATTTAGCTCTTGACGAACAAATACTGCTacatttccaaaaaaattacaGGCAATTATAAGTTCCTTCATTGCCGTTTTGCGATGAGTAACGGATTCCAACCCTTGAAGTGGttgtgtaattaaaaaaaaaaattgtttttgcagAATTCAATCGATTACTCCTTTTAGTAAAATATCTTGTCTCTTTTTCTGTGAAAAAGAACGAGCCTCAACTTGGTTAAGGCGTtctataaattatttttctagATTCATAGGCTGCGTGGCTACCACTTCAGCAATTTCTTCAAGTGGCCGGTTAATAAACTTTCAGTGGATTGCTTATGAGGATGTTAAAAGCAGCGACGGTTTTTCAACTCGACGTCTCATTCCTCTTTACACAACGGGAACAAAATGCATTGATCAAAAATACGAAAAGGTAAGCCGCATCGCTTTACGTACAATACTAACCAGGAATTTAGAGCAACGGAACTGTCTACAAATTACATTGTACTGCACGTGTAGTGAAAATTTCGGTATTTTTCTCTACCATATTCCGCGAAAAACGACGTGAAAAAAGGCTATCGAGTGTTAGTTCATGACGGCAGTCTTCCAAACTGTTCATATAGCCATTCCAGTCGTTGAATAATGAGTTAATGCCCACACTTTGCAAAATAACAGTCGATCCAATTGCAATCAGTTAAAATGCACTAAAAGGACAAAGTTAAATTGTCACTTCGTGTCGTCCTTGTAAAAAATCTGTTACAAGCACTCCACATGCACCTAAACATCAGCTAAGTTACAGTTCCTTCCTTACTCAAATCCAACAAAGTTAAAATTTAAAccaattttctttcaaacattccAAAATTCCTAACCCTAAGTTAAATTCAATAGCTTTTCCTTGTCCATATGACTATTTTAATTCGGTATAACAGGGGTCTAATTTCGGCCGTgggctgacgtttcaagcgttaacCCCTTGTCAGAGCGAATCCCACCTTTCTTCTCTCTTCACGGTAGAAACGATACCATATTTGATACTAAACTTTAGTCTTTAACTTGCCCTCCGACTCAGCAGCAGTTTATTGGGAAACTGTTTAATCTAGTCGACTTCAGTTGAGCATATCTTTATAAttcaaaacaaaggcttcaACTTTCTTTTTCGTTATTCAGGCGTATTCCACCGCTCCCCACGTGTTTTTAACAGCTGTGCACAAACACGACCCTTTGAATTCCAACTCTGAAAACGAGCACGATGCGGCGATCGTTTGGGCAGAGGATGTGACAGCCCAGAATTTCAGAGCATGCGTGAGGGAGCTGAAGAACTTTGACGGGATTCACAAAAACGTACAAGTGGTGAGTACTACGCACCCTATGGATTAACTATTAAAAGTAACTGCTGGTTACAAAAGCGAAAAATTCCGGCTGATAGAACAATTACTAGGTGAACGAACTTCAGACTCTCAGCAACAAACGGAATTGTAAAATGACGCATTCTGCACGTTCCCTCTAGTTTCTCGTTAGTCCAGATGGCGTACGTATGAAGTAGCTAAGGGTTTCTTCTTCGAGTTGACCGATCACAATCAATTGTAAAAACAAACGCAATTTGTATGTTGTCAATGTATATCACTGACAAATGTGTGCTGAGatgatcaaagaaacttgaTCTTTAATTGGCTTCTTCAAATAGCATGAGCTCTACCTAATATTCTTTCCTCTTTAAAAGAATAGTGTTTTTCAGGTCCTCGCTtgattcttatttttctgcttatTTGAGGCTAAAATATTTCCTATTTAGCTGTTCTTGAATTATAGAAACAAAATGTCTTCCTTTTTCATCTAGATGTTACTGTACTTTCCAGATCTTCaacatgcaaaaatatatcCTTAAAACCTCAGCCTCGGGTACATTATGAAGATAggaaaattttggaaatttcagACTCAATATTCTTAAACTAAGTGCCACGGTATATCAAGAACGGTAGCAACGTAAATTCTTTTAATTCTTCCTAACCGCTGTATCATAAGCATGAACTCCTTCCAGCTACGATGACTAACCTTTATTGTTATGTTCAATACAGGACATTTTAGTGCTGTCCAGCAAACCAAACACATGGAACACTCCTATTACCGCAGATGTGTATTTTCCCAACACAAACGCTCCAACGATAACCGAAGGATATAGCTACTGCCAGGTAGTAACTTATTTCTCTTCTTTGAAACATCTGAAAGATGTCCCGCAAAGAGTAACAATTCACGTTCAGttttaacaattaaaaaaatcagATGCTTTAAATCTGACCGATATACAGCTTCTTCTTTTGAAAAGATTTAGGCGAGAATAACTAGcacaaattacattttttttcctgcttTAAACAAATATTTCATAGACTACGTTCTTTCAAGTCCTTCTTGGACTTCAGGCAAAAAGAACTAAAAATAACACGATAAAtccattttattttcattttgacaaatgACCGAAATTATTGCGCTGAAATCTTTCCTCAGACGGTGAAATTCGACCAAGAGTTCTACAGCCCTCCAGCAATGATAACAACATCGGAGCATTACAAAGACGACGTTGCAGCAACTATTGACGCAGACAACAACGCCATTCAAGAATGGGTTAGGGTAAGCAAATCACAACATGCTCTTGTTAATTTAACAACTTCTCATGAAATTGTTCAGCAGCGAAAGAAGCAAATCCTGTTAAAAAGTTTGATTCTAGTCGCAGAAATGACAACTCATGGCAGGCAATAAAAAATGAGCTTTGTTCTTTAGCTAGCCTAAGAACTGTCAAGAAATAGTTATCAGTTTTGGTAAGATTCTAAATCTTACCATAAGAGAAATATCAAGGTTAATGTTTCCAGCGGTAACCCTTCACGTAATGTTTCTCTTGCACATCAACACGGACCATTTCCTTTACAAACTAGTAAGAACCTTCAGTGCAAATTACTTCACGACTATAAATGCTgcttttttgacaaaattaaacGAACTGTACCAAAAGATTAGAAAGCGACTTTACCAAAACAATAGATGGTAACTTTACCTCGACATTCATTCCTTTCCACTTTAGAATGTTACTAGCACAGGCTTTGAGGTTTGCCTGAAAGATATCCAACGATATGACGCACGTCACGATCCAGTCACTGTCAACTACATCACAGCAGGATGTAAGTATGACGTAACAATTATGGCATCACTCACAGTACTAAAATGGGTAGAATTTTAAAACACCACTCAGGGAAGCATATTTACAGGCCTGACAGAAGGAGAGTACTTGACTATTCAGTGTCTGAGTTTCACTTACAGCTTCCCTAAAAAAATCTATCTACAGTGGTATTATACCTCTACGACACGGAGCAAATAGATGAAAGTCACTCTCAAACTAACCTCCTcctagtaataaaaaaaattctattttCTTGCAGATTATCACCCATGTAACAACGTAAATTGTCCATATTACGGAGTGTGCCAAGCATCCGGTCCAACGACTCATTCGTGCATTTGCGTTCCATGTTCTACCAACGAATCAGAACCACTTTGCGACAACAAAGGAATCACGCATCAAAGTATCTGTAAATACAAATTCAAAGTCTGCCAGGATAAAGAAGAACCAGGAATCGAGCATTATGGAAGCTGCAAACGTGAGTTTCCGCCATCTAATAAAACTGGTTACCACCGAACAACTAAAATACTTCGACACACGTCACCATGGTTAGTAATTTCAAACGCGCCATCTTAACAATACATACGTGTTTGATCAGTTGTGAAGAATTCAAAACCAGTCTTCTATCTCCTCAACCACCTGCAAAGATCGTAGAGTTGGGATATACGCAATGCCAGCTGCCTAATTACCAAAACGTTCTGCATTGCCAAAAACTAAACGTGATTTGCAACTTCAATATGTCCAAAACCAGTCATATATAGTAAACATGAAATGTTCTCAGCAACTCAAATACTTCACTCGTTTTTACTTTTCAGCATTTGTCATTCAGCGAGGTCGTGTTACACTCCGTCTTGATACAGTTGACGTCAAATGCAGATTTGTTGCATTCAAATCAAGTTTTGAGGTCGGCCGCGGAACAGTTAATTTACAGACATCAATCAATTACTTCAATTTCACTGGAAGCTTTGTGCACGATGCTGCGGTAGCCTGGGTCGAAAATGTCAATCTTACATCCTTCGAAGTGTGTGT is a genomic window of Acropora muricata isolate sample 2 chromosome 8, ASM3666990v1, whole genome shotgun sequence containing:
- the LOC136925977 gene encoding uncharacterized protein, with the translated sequence MLRTCWRVLLFRFNMAVIQLILGALFLGSVFLKEASADTTPATGMIFGSGNVTVVKGEDHKCKGFTFKAPFVSGEVKVQLTLASEKYTASVTWAENVTTTGFIGCVATTSAISSSGRLINFQWIAYEDVKSSDGFSTRRLIPLYTTGTKCIDQKYEKAYSTAPHVFLTAVHKHDPLNSNSENEHDAAIVWAEDVTAQNFRACVRELKNFDGIHKNVQVDILVLSSKPNTWNTPITADVYFPNTNAPTITEGYSYCQTVKFDQEFYSPPAMITTSEHYKDDVAATIDADNNAIQEWVRNVTSTGFEVCLKDIQRYDARHDPVTVNYITAGYYHPCNNVNCPYYGVCQASGPTTHSCICVPCSTNESEPLCDNKGITHQSICKYKFKVCQDKEEPGIEHYGSCKPFVIQRGRVTLRLDTVDVKCRFVAFKSSFEVGRGTVNLQTSINYFNFTGSFVHDAAVAWVENVNLTSFEVCVLKAGRGDRLTPDGGLTFVDYVAFQEAPVNAVAGQQLITDWWDGTNCQSITFSKPFDASPHVLVTAEHSRPYLKHDAASAWVEDIKTNAFKVCLREMQNFDGQHKNILVNWFAYKDLPESLLSQQHKLAFLNNYKPRLQDHNAFCRTLQFPEAFLTAPTIIVSAAHTKTSVTMPPEYNSIVTWVEHINPINCSVCMKELNNLAAGNDADGYDPADVSMLVIGAPKHMCTGATALGVANQSIILDNQMTASSRLSTKTQASYGRLNGKRGNGWCAKTANNSHDWLQVDLGKMVHICSLFVQGEVSGSRWVTVFQLRYSTDKNTWKPYMDTNGAQVAFYRINVKSSSTITTHKLPVPVSARYLRFVPIKQKNWNCARMEIYGY